One window of the Zymoseptoria tritici IPO323 chromosome 12, whole genome shotgun sequence genome contains the following:
- the MVD1 gene encoding MVD1, mevalonate pyrophosphate decarboxylase (Mevalonate pyrophosphate decarboxylase, essential enzyme involved in the biosynthesis of isoprenoids and sterols, including ergosterol), with protein MASSSSADDITRASTFAPVNIAVIKYWGKRDTKLNLPTNASLSVTLSQDDLRTHTTASCSPSFTSDSLTLNSQPQDISGARTQACLRELRSLRADLESSDPSLPKLSTQHLKIVSENNFPTAAGLASSAAGFAALVRAIANLYALPSSPTDLSRIARQGSGSACRSLMGGYVAWQKGEQADGSDSFAYEVSPASHWPDMRAIILVASAEKKDVSSTAGMQQTVATSALFAHRAEEVVPKRMKAMEKAIHNRDFEAFAVLSMKDSNNFHATCLDTQPPIFYMNDTSRAAVRMVEAINALHPEGKTYAAYTFDAGPNAVVYYLAQDEDMVAGVFKGLLGEKTGWDSPRGKKIQVKEGALAGTEVAGEKLKEGISRVILTSVGDGPRKTEEHLC; from the coding sequence atggcttcctcctcctccgccgacgacaTCACCCGGGCCAGCACTTTCGCTCCCGTCAACATCGCCGTCATCAAGTACTGGGGCAAACGCGACACGAAACTCAACCTCCCCACCAATGCCTCCCTCTCCGTGACTCTCTCCCAGGACGACCTCCGCACCCACACCACCGCCTCGTGCTCgccctccttcacctccgactccctcaccctcaacTCTCAACCCCAAGACATCTCCGGCGCCCGCACACAAGCCTGCCTCCGCGAGCTCCGCTCCCTCCGCGCCGACTTGGAATCCTCCGATCCGTCGCTCCCCAAACTCTCCACCCAACACCTCAAAATCGTCTCGGAGAACAACTTCCCCACCGCCGCTGGTCTCGCTTCTTCCGCCGCGGGCTTCGCCGCCCTCGTCCGCGCCATCGCAAACCTCTACGCCCTGCCCTCTTCGCCCACCGACCTCTCCCGCATCGCTCGTCAAGGCTCCGGCTCGGCATGTCGCAGTCTGATGGGTGGCTACGTCGCCTGGCAAAAAGGCGAGCAGGCGGATGGATCGGACAGTTTCGCCTACGAAGTCAGTCCAGCATCCCACTGGCCGGATATGCGTGCCATTATCCTCGTTGcgtcggcggagaagaaggacgtcTCCAGCACAGCGGGCATGCAACAGACTGTGGCTACTTCAGCACTCTTCGCACATCGCGCGGAAGAAGTCGTGCCAAAGAGGATGAAGGCTATGGAGAAGGCGATTCACAACCGAGACTTTGAAGCGTTTGCGGTGTTGTCGATGAAGGATAGTAACAACTTCCATGCGACGTGTCTGGATACACAACCGCCGATTTTCTACATGAACGATACGAGTCGAGCGGCGGTGAGGATGGTCGAGGCTATCAACGCGCTGCATCCAGAGGGCAAGACGTATGCGGCGTATACATTCGATGCGGGTCCGAATGCGGTGGTCTATTATCTGGCTCAAGATGAGGATATGGTTGCTGGTGTGTTCAAGGGGCTGTTGGGCGAGAAGACTGGGTGGGATAGTCCGAGAGGGAAGAAGATTCAGGTCAAGGAAGGTGCGCTGGCAGGCACGGAGGTTGCGGGTGAGAAGTTGAAAGAG